In the Alkalinema sp. FACHB-956 genome, one interval contains:
- a CDS encoding DUF4129 domain-containing protein: MLEPTMPFVTDLWGFHAFPWGLPPLLAAPLEKSNPAWQFRQWTQRFSEWLEVQTAGWRSPTIPEGPKLPVVPSQVWEVLFWLVVISFILWILWWVVRWLDPYWAKRQRDRSPASFQSDRTDSPKSAADWYKLAQTYQTQHNYAEGCRALYMAMLQQLSDRQMIPLETSRTDGEYLRLLTTLRTPRTMEACQTLIQVHEQICYEQAIASEPIFLKCQQAYQTVVDQLSLLKTER; this comes from the coding sequence ATGCTGGAACCCACAATGCCCTTCGTAACTGACCTATGGGGATTTCATGCCTTCCCATGGGGACTACCTCCCCTGCTAGCTGCCCCTTTGGAAAAAAGTAATCCTGCTTGGCAATTTCGCCAGTGGACGCAGCGCTTTTCAGAATGGCTGGAGGTGCAAACCGCGGGTTGGCGATCGCCGACCATTCCAGAGGGACCCAAGCTGCCGGTCGTGCCCTCGCAGGTTTGGGAAGTGTTGTTTTGGCTAGTGGTGATCAGTTTTATTCTTTGGATATTGTGGTGGGTTGTGCGGTGGTTAGATCCCTATTGGGCGAAACGACAGCGAGATCGCTCCCCTGCAAGCTTCCAAAGCGATCGGACAGACAGTCCCAAATCCGCCGCAGACTGGTACAAACTTGCGCAAACTTACCAAACGCAGCACAACTATGCGGAAGGCTGTCGAGCCTTATATATGGCCATGCTCCAGCAATTGAGCGATCGGCAAATGATTCCCTTAGAAACCAGTCGCACCGATGGTGAGTATTTACGGTTGCTGACTACGTTGCGTACACCCCGCACAATGGAAGCTTGCCAAACGTTGATTCAGGTACATGAACAGATCTGCTATGAACAAGCGATCGCCTCAGAACCGATTTTTCTCAAGTGTCAACAAGCCTATCAAACGGTGGTAGATCAGTTGAGCTTGTTAAAAACGGAGCGTTAA
- a CDS encoding caspase family protein: MSKVWVMAVGINHYQLLQPLQCAQQDAQAIADWFIQTAGVPQDQVLLMTEASPLHLGYSTYPDRPTLEQWLDVLRKQRIGAGDSLWFFFSGYGDLWHQEDYLLPIEANPAYPPDTWFSLKTLFATLKTLPTDRTVVLLDINRSQSVRRASPELSSSIPHLGKHTAQLAREFGIATVLSCQPQQFSYESPMMGQGVFTLAVLESLRSAAGQPLSEWAKLLRVRLPELGQHVTRPLQEPSIIATPEQLERWQVPPIVPSLMRLPMLQPGLSAGEELMTPHSPERSPERSPEPSSGQSVETYMTGKAAELTDREWVEHPAQQLSQPLRRSPWGWLLGLIGLILLGWGLVQWGRPALEPRVEERSSENSAKSVPSPSLARAPMAADPPASTPPTPPTSLTPPFWPIASSGGRILAEAQGSITPINPAAVSRAIARAQQISPQDPAYPLAQQQIDRWCRDLLELAEQQAIQGNFRAAIATAQRIPKAQPTWGQAAQQAIGQWQQRVR, from the coding sequence ATGAGCAAAGTTTGGGTGATGGCAGTGGGCATTAACCACTATCAGCTGTTACAACCCTTACAATGTGCCCAGCAGGACGCCCAAGCGATCGCCGATTGGTTTATCCAAACCGCTGGGGTGCCCCAGGATCAAGTTTTGTTAATGACTGAGGCATCGCCCCTGCATCTGGGCTATTCCACCTATCCCGATCGGCCTACGTTGGAACAGTGGCTGGATGTTCTACGCAAGCAACGCATCGGAGCGGGGGATTCGCTCTGGTTCTTTTTTAGTGGTTATGGGGATCTGTGGCATCAGGAGGACTATCTACTGCCGATCGAGGCTAATCCTGCCTACCCACCGGACACCTGGTTCAGCCTCAAGACGCTGTTTGCCACGCTCAAAACCTTACCGACCGATCGCACGGTGGTGCTCCTCGATATCAACCGTAGCCAATCCGTTCGCAGAGCAAGCCCGGAACTCTCCAGTAGCATTCCTCACCTGGGAAAGCACACGGCCCAGCTTGCACGGGAATTTGGCATTGCGACGGTGCTTTCTTGCCAGCCCCAGCAATTTTCCTACGAGTCTCCCATGATGGGGCAGGGCGTCTTTACCCTTGCTGTGTTAGAAAGCTTGCGATCGGCGGCGGGGCAGCCGTTATCTGAATGGGCGAAGCTACTACGGGTGCGGCTACCGGAACTGGGGCAGCATGTCACGCGACCGCTCCAAGAACCGAGCATCATTGCTACGCCAGAACAGTTAGAGCGCTGGCAAGTTCCGCCGATCGTGCCCTCGCTGATGCGATTACCCATGTTGCAACCGGGTTTGTCCGCTGGGGAAGAATTGATGACTCCGCATTCCCCTGAGCGATCTCCTGAACGATCTCCTGAACCCTCTTCTGGACAATCTGTAGAGACGTACATGACTGGGAAGGCTGCTGAACTGACTGATCGAGAATGGGTAGAACACCCTGCCCAGCAGCTCTCTCAACCGTTGAGAAGATCGCCGTGGGGCTGGCTGCTAGGATTAATCGGGTTAATCCTGTTGGGTTGGGGGTTAGTCCAATGGGGACGGCCTGCTCTAGAGCCTAGGGTGGAGGAACGATCGTCCGAGAATTCTGCCAAATCAGTCCCCTCTCCCTCCTTGGCCCGTGCTCCCATGGCCGCCGATCCTCCAGCTTCGACCCCGCCGACCCCGCCGACCTCCCTCACCCCTCCATTCTGGCCGATCGCCAGTTCCGGAGGACGCATTCTGGCCGAGGCCCAAGGTTCTATCACGCCTATTAATCCAGCGGCGGTGAGTCGGGCGATCGCGCGAGCCCAGCAAATTTCTCCCCAGGATCCGGCCTATCCCTTGGCTCAACAACAAATCGATCGCTGGTGTCGCGACTTGCTGGAATTGGCGGAACAGCAAGCCATTCAGGGCAATTTTCGAGCGGCCATTGCCACAGCGCAACGAATTCCCAAGGCGCAACCCACCTGGGGGCAGGCTGCACAGCAGGCGATCGGACAATGGCAGCAACGAGTACGATAG
- the rpsU gene encoding 30S ribosomal protein S21, with protein sequence MAQIILGENEGIESALRRFKRQVSRAGIFQDMRKKRHFETPLEKEKRKALAKHKQNRQRFRSR encoded by the coding sequence ATGGCTCAAATTATCTTGGGTGAAAATGAGGGAATTGAATCGGCATTGCGACGGTTCAAGCGCCAGGTTTCTAGGGCAGGAATCTTTCAAGATATGAGAAAGAAGCGCCATTTTGAAACTCCGCTGGAAAAGGAAAAGCGGAAGGCGTTAGCGAAGCATAAACAGAATAGACAACGGTTCCGTAGCCGCTAA
- a CDS encoding RNA-binding protein, protein MSIYVGNLSYQVTQEDLERTFAEYGVVKRVQLPTDRETGRFRGFAFVEMATSAEEDVAIEALDGAEWMGRDLKVNKAKPREERSPSSGGWGNGGGRRDRRY, encoded by the coding sequence ATGTCGATTTACGTTGGTAACCTCTCCTACCAAGTGACTCAAGAAGACTTGGAGCGCACATTTGCGGAATATGGCGTGGTTAAACGTGTTCAGTTGCCCACCGATCGGGAAACCGGACGCTTTCGGGGATTTGCCTTTGTAGAAATGGCAACTTCTGCGGAAGAAGATGTCGCGATCGAAGCATTGGATGGGGCTGAGTGGATGGGACGGGATTTAAAAGTCAACAAGGCAAAACCCCGCGAAGAACGGAGCCCCTCTTCTGGCGGTTGGGGCAACGGGGGTGGCCGCCGCGATCGTCGTTACTAG
- a CDS encoding B12-binding domain-containing radical SAM protein yields the protein MRVLLIYPQFPKSFWSFEKALELVDRKAMLPPLGLATVAAILPQDWEFKLVDHNVTEVPSADWHWADVVILSAMIVQKADFLAQIQIAKQYQKLVAVGGPYATALPQEAIASGADFLILDEGEITLPQFVAALQRGERSGIFRADGEKPDVTTTPIPRFDLLDFDAYDSMSVQFSRGCPFQCEFCDIIVLYGRKPRTKTPSQLLAELERLYELGWRRSIFMVDDNFIGNKRNVKLLLRELQSWMASYNYPFRFNTEASIDLANDQELMDLMVACNFNAVFLGIETPDEASLALTQKFQNTRSSLVESVEKIVQSGLRVMAGFIIGFDGEQSGAGDRIVRFVEQTTIPTAMFSMLQALPDTALWHRLNRENRLVDPERNASGMNQTTLMNFVPTRPIEDIAQEYVDAFWRLYDPMAYLDRTYRHFLKLGAPVCPSRVRQVNWVNIRALLTLCWRQGIVRKTRWRFWFYLFSIIRHNPKVWEPYLGICALGEHFLEYRQIVRTQIEAQLAEQVAMAPDGDLVTQVSTVVLPDRVGV from the coding sequence ATGCGGGTTTTATTAATCTATCCCCAGTTTCCAAAAAGTTTTTGGTCCTTTGAGAAAGCCTTGGAACTGGTCGATCGTAAAGCGATGTTACCGCCTTTGGGATTGGCAACCGTTGCTGCAATTTTGCCCCAAGACTGGGAATTTAAGCTGGTCGATCACAATGTCACCGAGGTTCCATCAGCGGATTGGCATTGGGCCGATGTGGTGATCCTTTCTGCCATGATTGTCCAAAAGGCCGATTTTCTAGCCCAAATTCAAATTGCCAAACAGTACCAGAAACTGGTTGCCGTGGGTGGCCCCTATGCCACTGCGCTCCCCCAAGAAGCGATCGCGTCGGGAGCAGATTTTTTAATCCTAGATGAGGGGGAAATTACGCTGCCGCAATTTGTTGCAGCGCTTCAACGGGGGGAGCGATCGGGGATCTTCCGCGCCGATGGAGAGAAACCTGATGTGACGACCACGCCCATTCCGCGCTTTGACTTGCTGGACTTCGATGCCTACGATAGTATGTCCGTGCAATTTTCGCGGGGCTGCCCCTTTCAATGCGAATTCTGTGACATTATTGTGCTCTATGGCCGTAAGCCACGCACCAAGACCCCCAGCCAACTGCTGGCAGAATTGGAACGATTGTATGAATTAGGCTGGCGACGTAGTATTTTCATGGTGGATGATAATTTCATTGGCAATAAACGCAATGTGAAGTTATTACTCCGGGAATTACAATCTTGGATGGCATCCTATAACTATCCCTTTCGATTTAATACAGAAGCCTCCATTGATCTTGCAAACGATCAAGAATTGATGGACTTAATGGTCGCGTGTAATTTTAATGCCGTCTTTTTAGGGATTGAAACACCCGATGAAGCGAGCTTAGCTTTAACACAAAAGTTCCAAAATACCCGATCGTCCCTGGTGGAGTCTGTGGAGAAAATTGTGCAGTCCGGGCTGCGGGTCATGGCCGGGTTTATCATTGGCTTTGATGGGGAGCAATCTGGGGCGGGCGATCGCATTGTCCGGTTTGTGGAGCAAACAACGATTCCCACCGCGATGTTCAGTATGTTGCAGGCGTTACCGGATACGGCCTTGTGGCATCGGCTCAACCGGGAAAATCGCTTGGTTGACCCAGAACGCAATGCGTCGGGAATGAATCAAACAACCTTGATGAATTTTGTGCCCACGCGCCCGATCGAAGACATTGCGCAGGAATATGTGGATGCTTTTTGGCGATTGTATGATCCCATGGCCTATCTCGATCGCACCTACCGCCACTTTCTAAAGTTGGGGGCTCCGGTGTGTCCCAGTCGAGTCCGCCAAGTGAATTGGGTTAACATTCGCGCCTTACTCACGTTATGTTGGCGGCAAGGCATCGTTCGGAAAACTCGCTGGCGTTTTTGGTTCTATTTATTCAGCATTATCCGTCACAATCCTAAGGTGTGGGAACCGTATTTGGGTATTTGTGCATTGGGGGAACATTTTCTGGAATATCGGCAAATTGTGCGGACTCAGATTGAAGCCCAGTTGGCAGAACAGGTGGCAATGGCCCCCGATGGTGATTTGGTGACCCAAGTATCGACCGTCGTCCTACCCGATCGCGTTGGGGTGTAG
- a CDS encoding caspase family protein — protein MKRRDFLWRSSQVLTGVGLGQTVLAPILWSPTPAWADVIGPTPLKRALLIGINQYPDSGLKGCLTDLDLQRQLLIYRLGFPPENIVTLVDNAATSDAIAAAIQDHLGHQANGNTIAWIHFSGLGCLGKTGQPTLLTANRGELPLEQFAQWLSALPTDKITTILDTSFQSSGEGVQGNVRLRSRPPLVTANWPETEAIPSPALPTFPGLLLTATRAIPPSTVLSGQSALQGATELDFATWSAGRFTYGLTQALWQSAPSTPFPTLWAMTLAAMQPQLPDWTGSKLKEKAAGHPFSLTNPGAIGVITAVNRETGLGETWLGGLPSMVLDPLMPRSLFSVQSAAGLVGQVQVLERTGLRAKVRFVEAAMPSQPMPLAAGQWLQESIRVLPRQLELTIALDQHLTKVERVDAVSALSNFPYLTAINAGEGAADCLLAKVDEPATQVALLPNAPLSELVLPVGYGLFTPTQAPIPHTQGDRGEAVKLAIKRLSPTLQTLLAKKILRSTENITASQLALRATLDLVSPKTKPLIQQTTQAIQATTIEPLDSPTVPAGSHLQYHLQNLGSQTLYWLLLGWDSRRNSYLILPPLNSNFAEIAPGLTQPLMSSPANPEWIVRNTTGMAEAFLISSTAPFTRTQTCVSSDPDNFLQALDRPLEIVQAILQDLQAASPTTQNLNPTEAVALNHQTWATLRFTYHVA, from the coding sequence ATGAAGCGGCGGGATTTTCTGTGGCGATCGAGTCAGGTACTCACGGGGGTGGGCCTGGGGCAAACTGTGCTAGCCCCAATCCTGTGGTCTCCCACCCCGGCTTGGGCGGATGTGATCGGCCCCACTCCCCTCAAACGGGCACTGCTCATTGGCATTAATCAATACCCAGACAGTGGCTTGAAGGGCTGCTTGACGGATTTGGATCTACAACGGCAACTGTTGATCTATCGGTTGGGGTTTCCGCCGGAAAATATTGTGACCTTGGTGGATAATGCCGCGACCTCCGACGCGATCGCCGCTGCCATCCAGGATCATTTGGGTCATCAGGCCAACGGGAATACGATCGCCTGGATTCATTTCAGTGGCCTAGGATGTCTTGGCAAAACCGGACAGCCGACTTTGCTGACCGCCAACCGAGGGGAACTGCCCCTAGAACAATTTGCACAGTGGTTATCAGCCCTACCCACAGATAAAATCACCACCATTCTGGATACCAGTTTCCAGTCCAGTGGCGAAGGGGTGCAGGGCAATGTGCGCCTGCGATCGCGCCCCCCCTTGGTCACCGCCAACTGGCCCGAGACTGAAGCAATCCCGTCTCCCGCCCTGCCCACGTTTCCCGGTCTTCTCTTAACCGCCACAAGGGCAATCCCACCGTCTACCGTACTATCGGGGCAGTCTGCCTTGCAGGGCGCAACGGAACTGGATTTTGCAACTTGGAGTGCAGGCCGGTTCACCTACGGACTGACCCAAGCCCTCTGGCAATCGGCCCCGAGCACCCCATTTCCAACCCTCTGGGCCATGACCCTCGCAGCCATGCAGCCCCAATTGCCGGACTGGACAGGGAGCAAGCTCAAAGAGAAAGCAGCAGGTCACCCATTTTCCCTGACCAACCCTGGGGCCATTGGCGTCATTACTGCCGTGAATCGAGAAACGGGGCTTGGCGAAACTTGGCTGGGGGGACTGCCATCGATGGTGCTCGACCCGTTAATGCCCCGATCGCTGTTTTCTGTACAATCAGCGGCGGGATTAGTGGGTCAAGTGCAAGTTCTCGAACGGACGGGACTGCGCGCCAAAGTGCGCTTTGTGGAAGCGGCCATGCCCTCTCAACCGATGCCCCTTGCAGCGGGCCAATGGCTCCAGGAGTCTATTCGTGTTCTGCCCCGGCAACTGGAATTAACGATCGCCCTCGACCAGCATTTGACCAAAGTGGAACGGGTGGATGCGGTCAGTGCGTTATCTAATTTTCCCTACCTCACGGCCATTAATGCCGGAGAGGGAGCCGCTGACTGCCTGCTAGCCAAGGTGGATGAGCCGGCCACCCAAGTTGCCCTGTTACCGAATGCACCGCTGTCGGAACTGGTGCTGCCAGTGGGCTATGGCCTCTTCACCCCGACCCAGGCTCCCATTCCCCATACCCAGGGAGATCGGGGTGAGGCCGTCAAGCTGGCCATTAAGCGCCTCTCACCTACCCTACAAACCCTCTTGGCCAAAAAAATTCTTCGCAGTACAGAAAATATAACGGCCTCTCAACTCGCGCTCCGGGCAACGTTAGATCTGGTTTCGCCCAAAACCAAGCCGCTGATCCAACAAACGACGCAGGCCATCCAAGCAACCACGATCGAGCCCCTAGATAGTCCCACGGTACCTGCTGGAAGTCACCTGCAGTATCATCTGCAAAATTTGGGATCGCAAACGCTGTACTGGTTATTGTTGGGTTGGGATAGTCGGCGCAATAGTTATTTGATTTTGCCTCCCCTCAATTCTAACTTTGCAGAAATTGCCCCCGGCCTAACGCAACCGTTGATGAGTAGCCCCGCCAATCCAGAATGGATCGTGCGCAATACGACAGGCATGGCCGAAGCTTTTTTGATTAGCAGTACCGCTCCGTTTACTCGCACCCAAACCTGTGTGTCCAGTGATCCAGATAATTTTCTGCAGGCCCTCGATCGCCCCTTGGAGATTGTTCAAGCCATCCTTCAGGATCTCCAGGCAGCCAGCCCAACCACCCAAAATCTCAACCCCACAGAAGCCGTTGCCCTCAATCACCAAACCTGGGCGACCTTGCGCTTTACCTATCACGTGGCGTAG
- a CDS encoding PAS domain S-box protein gives MKNTQFSEIDQLQQHIATLEQLQLIYEQESLRKTLQLEQALQALHEQNQYLGQISQQLTELSTFQQAILDSANFAIISTDLQGTIQSFNVSAERLLGYRAVEVVGQVTPAIIHDSQEVRDRAERLSVELNTPIEPGFDVFVAKAKRGHVSEEEWTYIRKDGTRFPVVLSITAIRNAHQEITGFLGIAKDITAQKQAERKLQDINVALEQTAIVAITDAQGVITFANEKFCEISQYQIEELIGKTHQIVNSGFHSRQFFTEMWRTIAQGKTWRGEIKNRAKDGSAYWVDTTIVPFLDAQGRPYQYLSIRTDITAKKVAEAELQTLSLIASKTDNVAIVTDPNGYIEWTNDGFHRVTGYQLQEVIGRKPGSFLQGPETSQTTVEAIRQALAQEVPFAGEILNYHKDGTPYWILLQINPIFDESGRLAHFIAIESEITQRKQMESDLQKEVEERQRAAQELHQLAEQLEISNRELQDFAYVSSHDLQEPLRKIQAFGDRLKATCQDSLNEKGQDYLERMLNAASRAQVLINDLLDFSRVTTKGQPFEAVNLTEILEGVLSDLEIRIEQTAATIDCDPLPIIEADALQMRQILQNLLSNALKFRREDIAPKIQVRSQILTQDNQDWCELRIIDNGIGFDQKYTDRIFHIFQRLHGRGSYEGTGIGLAICRKIAERHGGTLTAESQPDQGATFIFTLPMQVTPTSFRNAVIEGDDDA, from the coding sequence ATGAAAAATACCCAATTCAGCGAAATTGATCAACTACAACAACACATTGCCACCCTAGAGCAACTGCAATTGATTTATGAACAGGAATCACTGAGGAAAACGCTACAGTTAGAGCAAGCCTTGCAGGCGTTACATGAACAAAATCAATATCTTGGACAGATCTCACAACAGTTAACTGAACTTTCCACCTTTCAACAGGCCATTTTAGATAGTGCTAACTTTGCGATCATTTCTACGGATTTGCAAGGCACGATTCAATCCTTTAATGTCTCAGCGGAACGGCTGTTAGGGTATCGAGCGGTGGAGGTGGTTGGGCAAGTTACGCCAGCAATCATTCATGACTCCCAGGAAGTGCGCGATCGGGCTGAACGGCTCTCCGTGGAACTCAACACCCCGATCGAACCTGGTTTTGACGTCTTTGTCGCGAAGGCCAAGCGGGGACATGTCTCGGAGGAAGAGTGGACATATATCCGCAAGGATGGAACTCGCTTTCCTGTGGTGCTTTCCATTACCGCCATTCGCAATGCACACCAGGAGATCACTGGTTTTTTGGGAATTGCCAAGGACATTACTGCGCAAAAGCAAGCGGAACGTAAGCTACAAGATATTAACGTTGCGTTAGAGCAAACCGCGATCGTGGCGATCACCGATGCCCAGGGAGTCATTACTTTTGCCAACGAGAAGTTTTGCGAAATTTCCCAATATCAGATCGAGGAATTGATTGGGAAAACTCACCAGATTGTCAATTCAGGGTTCCATTCCCGCCAGTTTTTTACTGAAATGTGGCGCACGATCGCCCAAGGTAAAACTTGGCGCGGTGAAATCAAAAATCGAGCCAAAGATGGGTCTGCTTATTGGGTAGATACGACGATCGTTCCTTTTCTGGACGCCCAGGGGAGACCCTATCAATACCTCTCGATTCGTACCGATATCACCGCTAAGAAAGTTGCGGAAGCGGAGTTACAAACCCTCTCGTTGATTGCGAGTAAAACCGATAACGTTGCCATCGTCACCGATCCTAACGGTTATATCGAATGGACCAACGATGGTTTCCACCGGGTCACGGGCTATCAGCTCCAGGAAGTGATTGGGCGTAAACCAGGGAGCTTTTTGCAAGGGCCGGAGACCTCCCAGACCACCGTGGAGGCGATTCGGCAGGCCCTCGCCCAGGAGGTACCCTTTGCGGGGGAAATTTTGAACTATCACAAAGATGGCACCCCCTATTGGATTCTGTTGCAAATCAATCCAATTTTTGATGAATCTGGCAGGTTAGCGCATTTCATCGCGATCGAGAGTGAAATTACCCAGCGCAAACAGATGGAATCGGATTTGCAAAAAGAAGTGGAAGAACGCCAACGGGCAGCCCAAGAGTTACATCAATTAGCGGAACAGCTAGAAATTAGCAACCGTGAACTCCAGGATTTTGCCTATGTCTCTTCCCACGATCTACAGGAACCCCTGCGTAAAATTCAGGCCTTTGGCGATCGCTTGAAGGCAACCTGCCAGGATTCATTGAACGAAAAAGGACAAGATTATTTAGAGCGCATGTTGAATGCGGCCAGTCGTGCCCAAGTATTAATTAATGATTTGTTAGACTTTTCACGGGTCACGACGAAGGGCCAGCCCTTTGAAGCAGTCAACTTAACGGAGATCTTAGAAGGTGTACTGTCCGATCTAGAAATTCGCATTGAGCAAACGGCAGCCACGATCGATTGCGACCCCTTGCCGATCATCGAAGCCGATGCACTACAAATGCGCCAAATTCTGCAAAACTTACTGAGTAATGCGCTTAAGTTTCGACGTGAAGATATCGCCCCAAAAATTCAGGTGCGATCGCAAATCCTCACCCAAGATAATCAAGATTGGTGTGAGTTACGAATTATCGATAACGGGATTGGCTTTGACCAAAAATACACCGATCGTATCTTCCACATTTTCCAACGCCTCCATGGACGGGGTAGTTATGAAGGCACGGGCATTGGCTTGGCAATCTGCCGTAAAATTGCAGAACGGCACGGCGGTACCTTAACGGCGGAAAGCCAGCCGGACCAAGGTGCAACCTTTATTTTCACCCTGCCCATGCAGGTGACGCCAACCTCTTTTCGCAACGCAGTCATTGAAGGAGATGATGATGCCTAA
- a CDS encoding response regulator yields MPNKGKSITILVAEDDEDDRFLMQEALEENRLANDLHFVVDGEELMDYLLHRGAYTDPKTAPRPSLILLDLNMPRKDGREALKEIKADPDLRQIPIVVLTTSKAEEDILRTYDLGVSSFIAKPVVFESMVQIMKMLGTYWFEIVELPDRLA; encoded by the coding sequence ATGCCTAACAAAGGAAAAAGTATTACGATTCTGGTGGCCGAAGATGATGAGGACGATCGGTTTCTGATGCAAGAAGCATTAGAAGAAAATCGTCTGGCCAATGATCTCCATTTTGTCGTGGATGGGGAAGAGTTAATGGATTACTTGCTGCATCGAGGGGCCTATACCGATCCTAAAACAGCCCCCCGTCCCAGTCTGATCCTGCTGGACTTGAACATGCCCCGCAAGGACGGGCGCGAAGCACTGAAGGAGATTAAAGCCGATCCCGATCTGAGGCAAATTCCCATTGTGGTGCTGACTACCTCCAAAGCCGAAGAAGATATTCTACGCACCTATGACCTAGGGGTCAGTTCTTTCATTGCCAAGCCTGTCGTGTTTGAATCCATGGTGCAAATTATGAAAATGTTGGGCACCTACTGGTTTGAAATTGTGGAATTGCCCGATCGGCTTGCCTAG
- a CDS encoding ATP-binding protein — protein MTDSNSPSQLTTCDLALQQQLTQATLLASVLQRIRSSLDLETILTTIVEEVREFLQTDRVVVFQVFTDGTSKATAESVGEPWRSIFEVVFPPEAFPQSCHDSYLSGRITRICNREQANIVDCMRGFMATFEVQAWLSIPIILGDRLWGLILAHQCSEPREWQDWEVSFMGQLARQLEIPLEQAELYQRLQIELEERKKAEAELRDLTERLERSNKELESFAYVSSHDLQEPLRKIQAFGDRLKSRAGDLLDEKSQDYLQRMLSAANRAQILIDNLLTFSRITTKIQPFTAVNLREVIDGVLSDLEIRIETVGGTVEVGELPVIEADAQQMRQLFQNLLGNALKFCREGVPPVVTITATVESNKVKIAVADNGIGFEEKYRDRIFEVFQRLHGRSEYEGTGIGLSICRKIVERHGGKIVPYSQPGAGATFVMTLPLQQSASM, from the coding sequence ATGACTGATTCAAACTCCCCCAGCCAACTGACCACTTGCGATTTAGCGCTGCAACAACAACTCACTCAGGCAACTTTACTGGCCTCCGTGCTGCAACGCATTCGCAGTTCCCTGGATCTGGAGACGATTTTGACGACGATCGTCGAAGAAGTGAGGGAGTTTCTCCAGACCGATCGGGTGGTTGTTTTTCAAGTATTTACCGATGGCACCAGCAAAGCCACTGCGGAATCCGTCGGGGAACCCTGGCGCAGTATTTTTGAAGTTGTCTTCCCCCCGGAAGCCTTTCCCCAGAGCTGCCATGACAGTTATCTGAGCGGTAGAATTACTCGCATTTGCAATCGGGAACAGGCGAATATTGTGGATTGTATGCGCGGGTTTATGGCGACCTTTGAAGTACAGGCATGGCTCTCCATTCCCATTATTTTGGGCGATCGGCTATGGGGACTGATCCTAGCCCATCAGTGCTCTGAACCGCGCGAGTGGCAAGACTGGGAAGTGTCCTTCATGGGCCAATTGGCTAGACAACTCGAAATTCCCCTAGAGCAAGCAGAACTCTATCAACGTTTACAAATCGAGCTGGAGGAACGCAAAAAAGCAGAAGCAGAGTTACGGGACCTGACCGAACGGCTGGAACGTAGTAATAAGGAACTGGAAAGTTTTGCCTACGTGTCTTCCCACGATTTGCAGGAACCGCTGCGTAAAATTCAAGCCTTTGGCGATCGGCTCAAGAGTCGTGCAGGGGATTTACTCGACGAAAAAAGCCAGGACTACCTCCAGCGCATGTTAAGTGCAGCTAACCGAGCCCAGATCCTGATTGACAACCTGTTGACCTTTTCGCGTATCACGACCAAAATCCAACCCTTTACCGCAGTCAATTTACGGGAAGTCATTGATGGGGTTCTGTCGGATTTGGAAATTCGCATTGAAACCGTAGGCGGAACGGTTGAGGTGGGCGAATTACCTGTCATTGAGGCCGATGCCCAGCAAATGCGCCAACTCTTTCAAAATTTGTTAGGCAACGCCCTCAAGTTTTGCCGCGAGGGGGTGCCGCCGGTGGTGACCATCACCGCAACGGTGGAAAGCAACAAGGTGAAGATTGCTGTAGCCGATAATGGGATCGGATTTGAAGAAAAGTATCGCGATCGCATTTTTGAGGTGTTTCAACGCCTGCATGGTCGATCGGAGTACGAAGGCACGGGAATCGGCCTCTCCATTTGCCGCAAAATCGTGGAACGCCATGGCGGCAAAATTGTCCCCTACAGCCAACCTGGGGCTGGGGCCACCTTTGTCATGACCTTGCCACTCCAACAGTCCGCATCGATGTAA